In Burkholderia pyrrocinia, the following proteins share a genomic window:
- a CDS encoding ExbD/TolR family protein yields MKSDCREADGGEPLGEINVTPLVDVVLVLLVIFLVAAPLMTHAIRVDLPKAAGIARDSPARAVIVTVDAHGAIDIDGRPTTPADVESALARRVAQDPRTSVSLHADRGESFGAVAAVIASIGRAHVAHVAIATADGEAGATP; encoded by the coding sequence ATGAAATCCGATTGCCGTGAAGCCGACGGGGGCGAACCGCTCGGCGAGATCAACGTGACGCCGCTGGTGGATGTCGTGCTCGTATTGCTGGTGATTTTCCTGGTCGCGGCACCGCTGATGACGCATGCGATACGTGTCGACCTGCCGAAGGCGGCGGGCATCGCGCGCGATTCGCCTGCGCGGGCCGTCATCGTGACCGTCGACGCGCATGGCGCGATCGATATCGACGGCCGCCCGACAACACCGGCCGACGTCGAATCCGCGCTCGCCCGCCGCGTCGCGCAGGACCCGCGGACGAGCGTCAGCCTGCATGCCGACCGCGGCGAGTCGTTCGGTGCCGTCGCCGCGGTCATTGCGTCGATCGGACGCGCACACGTGGCGCACGTCGCGATCGCGACCGCGGACGGCGAAGCCGGCGCAACGCCATAG
- a CDS encoding TonB-dependent receptor, whose protein sequence is MKEADTSKHRFVARRASVTLCFGGMLGGLMMPASAQVAPSGNADAPTLAPVVVVGTTPLLGIGTPLSRVPANVQTFRGGDIERQHKSVLTDYFEKNVSSVDINEAQGNPYQTDVNYRGFTASPVVGTPQGLSVFVDGVRVNEPFGDVVNWDLIPQSAIDTLQLIPGSNPTYGLNTLGGAFAITTKNGKTSPGGAAQVSAGSWGRKTVQIEQGGRIGSHLDYYVTGNVANDNGWADHNASRVRQGFGKLRYTDADTTLSISAGGADNALQGTQTIPRSFLDNRTQAYTYPDLNRNRAGYVTVSGDHSFNDHVQLSGNVYYRHYRNTNISSNVNNDFGNVDDSGATDTVQATNDRSVITTDSYGANLQLTLLGKLAGMDNQFVVGASADLANSGFEQSSQDASFTAPRATIGLGDFTQTTRAKTRNANYGFYFDDTLSLTRQWSLTLAGRYNRSRAAIEDVSGLQPLLTARHTFSRFNPAVGVTWNPVPGFTAYATYNEGMRSPTAIELACADPAAPCSLPNDFLADPALKPVIAKTFEFGARGRAGQATTWSAAVYRTTLDDDIQFISSNGGASTLGYFQNVGQTRRQGFELAGHTRLGPVGIGASYSYVDATYRSTWTESSASNSSADAHGNIVVRSGDRIPGIPSSTVKLRLDYAATPKWNVGTNITYRSGVFARGDENNQDANGKIPGYFLIDVDTTWQVTKHLQLFASITNLLDKRYASFGLLGQNFFNGPNHSFDGLNPVNEQFVGPGAPRGAWVGARYAWD, encoded by the coding sequence ATGAAGGAAGCCGATACGTCGAAGCACCGCTTCGTCGCGCGACGTGCAAGCGTCACGCTGTGTTTCGGCGGCATGCTCGGCGGGCTGATGATGCCCGCGTCGGCGCAGGTCGCGCCATCCGGCAACGCCGATGCGCCGACGCTCGCGCCGGTTGTCGTCGTCGGCACGACGCCGCTGCTCGGGATCGGCACGCCGCTGTCGCGCGTGCCGGCCAACGTGCAGACGTTTCGCGGTGGCGACATCGAGCGTCAGCACAAGAGCGTATTGACCGACTACTTCGAGAAGAACGTGTCGAGCGTCGATATCAACGAGGCACAGGGCAACCCGTACCAGACTGACGTGAACTATCGCGGCTTCACGGCATCGCCGGTCGTCGGCACGCCGCAGGGGCTGTCGGTGTTCGTCGACGGCGTGCGCGTCAACGAGCCGTTCGGCGACGTCGTGAACTGGGATCTCATTCCGCAGTCGGCGATCGACACGCTGCAACTGATCCCCGGTTCGAACCCGACCTACGGGCTCAACACGCTCGGCGGCGCATTCGCGATCACGACGAAGAACGGCAAGACGAGCCCGGGTGGCGCGGCGCAGGTGTCGGCCGGCTCGTGGGGGCGCAAGACCGTGCAGATCGAGCAGGGCGGACGCATCGGCAGCCACCTCGACTACTACGTGACGGGCAACGTCGCGAACGACAATGGCTGGGCCGATCACAACGCGAGCCGCGTGCGGCAGGGGTTCGGCAAGCTGCGCTATACGGACGCCGATACGACGCTGTCGATCTCGGCCGGCGGCGCGGACAACGCGCTGCAGGGCACGCAGACCATTCCGCGCTCGTTTCTCGACAATCGGACGCAGGCCTATACCTATCCCGACCTGAATCGCAACCGCGCCGGGTATGTCACCGTGTCGGGCGACCATTCGTTCAACGACCACGTTCAGCTCAGCGGCAACGTGTACTACCGCCACTACCGCAACACCAATATCAGCAGCAACGTGAACAACGATTTCGGCAACGTGGACGACAGCGGCGCCACCGACACCGTGCAGGCGACCAACGACCGGTCGGTCATCACGACCGACAGCTACGGCGCGAACCTGCAGCTCACGCTGCTCGGCAAGCTGGCCGGGATGGACAACCAGTTCGTCGTGGGCGCGTCGGCCGATCTCGCGAACTCGGGTTTCGAACAATCGTCGCAGGATGCGTCCTTCACGGCGCCGCGCGCGACGATCGGCCTCGGCGATTTCACGCAGACGACCCGTGCGAAGACGCGCAACGCGAACTATGGCTTCTATTTCGACGACACGCTGTCGCTGACGCGGCAGTGGTCGCTGACGCTGGCCGGGCGCTACAACAGGTCGCGGGCGGCCATCGAGGATGTGAGCGGCCTGCAGCCGTTGCTCACTGCGCGTCACACGTTCTCACGGTTCAATCCGGCCGTCGGCGTCACGTGGAATCCGGTCCCGGGTTTCACCGCCTACGCGACGTACAACGAAGGCATGCGTTCGCCGACCGCGATCGAGCTCGCGTGCGCCGATCCGGCCGCGCCGTGCTCGTTGCCGAACGACTTTCTCGCCGATCCGGCGCTGAAGCCCGTCATCGCGAAGACATTCGAATTCGGCGCGCGCGGCCGCGCCGGGCAGGCGACGACCTGGAGCGCGGCGGTCTACCGCACGACGCTCGACGACGATATCCAGTTCATCAGCAGCAACGGCGGCGCGAGCACGCTCGGCTATTTCCAGAACGTCGGCCAGACGCGCCGGCAAGGTTTCGAACTCGCCGGGCATACGCGGCTCGGGCCGGTCGGCATCGGGGCAAGCTACAGCTATGTCGACGCCACCTATCGCTCGACGTGGACCGAAAGCAGCGCGAGCAATTCGAGCGCCGATGCGCACGGCAACATCGTCGTCCGTTCCGGCGACCGCATTCCCGGCATTCCGTCCAGCACCGTGAAGCTGCGGCTCGACTATGCGGCGACGCCGAAGTGGAACGTCGGCACCAACATCACCTATCGCAGCGGCGTGTTCGCGCGCGGCGACGAGAACAACCAGGACGCGAACGGCAAGATTCCCGGCTATTTCCTGATCGACGTCGACACGACTTGGCAGGTCACGAAGCACCTGCAACTGTTCGCGTCGATCACCAACCTGCTTGACAAGCGCTACGCGAGCTTCGGGCTGCTCGGCCAGAATTTCTTCAACGGGCCGAATCATTCGTTCGATGGACTCAATCCCGTCAACGAGCAGTTCGTCGGGCCGGGCGCGCCGCGCGGCGCGTGGGTCGGCGCGCGCTATGCGTGGGATTGA
- a CDS encoding alpha/beta fold hydrolase: MTPSADRFPSSSGRRARLSRDACAIAWSAAGNPLGQPVVVLHGGPGSGSRPAMLRLFDLERARVVLVDQRGAGASTPRGGLRHNSTMRLIGDLEALRAQLGIERWGVVGGSWGAALALAYAGRHPARVTGVVLRGLFLTSSREVRGLFVGARTRAPREWQRLTAAAGTARADRLMACCARRLQAGAGKARQRAVALAWHAYEDAILSGRPTLAARTTQRTVDRLIDKYRIQAHYLQRACWLGEHRLLALARRAAQAGVPLHAVHGTRDRVCPVDNVDRLARAVPAAVIERVPAGHLESDDALARGVDNAVREMLAVTADAPPHAQSHA, encoded by the coding sequence ATGACGCCATCAGCAGACCGATTCCCCTCCTCCTCCGGCCGCCGCGCGCGGCTGTCCCGCGATGCGTGCGCGATCGCGTGGAGCGCCGCCGGCAACCCGCTCGGCCAGCCTGTCGTCGTGCTGCACGGCGGCCCCGGCAGCGGCAGCCGGCCCGCGATGCTGCGCCTGTTCGACCTCGAGCGCGCGCGCGTCGTGCTCGTCGACCAGCGCGGCGCCGGCGCATCGACGCCGCGTGGCGGGCTGCGCCACAACAGCACGATGCGGCTGATCGGCGATCTCGAGGCGCTGCGCGCGCAGCTCGGGATCGAACGCTGGGGCGTGGTCGGCGGATCGTGGGGCGCGGCCCTCGCGCTCGCGTATGCGGGACGGCACCCGGCGCGCGTCACGGGCGTCGTGCTGCGCGGCCTGTTCCTGACGTCGTCGCGCGAAGTGCGCGGCCTGTTCGTCGGCGCCCGCACGCGGGCGCCCCGGGAATGGCAGCGCCTGACGGCCGCCGCCGGCACCGCGCGCGCCGATCGCCTGATGGCATGCTGCGCGCGCCGTCTGCAAGCGGGCGCCGGCAAGGCACGGCAACGCGCGGTCGCGCTCGCGTGGCATGCGTACGAAGACGCGATCCTGTCCGGGCGGCCGACGCTCGCCGCACGCACGACGCAACGCACGGTCGACCGGCTGATCGACAAGTACCGGATCCAGGCGCACTACCTGCAACGAGCATGCTGGCTCGGCGAGCACCGGCTGCTCGCGCTGGCGCGCCGGGCCGCGCAAGCCGGCGTGCCGTTGCATGCCGTGCACGGCACGCGCGACCGCGTATGCCCGGTCGACAACGTCGACCGTCTCGCGCGCGCCGTGCCGGCCGCCGTCATCGAGCGCGTGCCGGCCGGGCATCTCGAGAGCGACGACGCGCTGGCCCGCGGCGTCGACAATGCGGTGCGCGAGATGCTGGCGGTCACAGCGGACGCACCGCCCCACGCTCAATCCCACGCATAG
- a CDS encoding sigma-54-dependent Fis family transcriptional regulator → MRDDVHPTANARAMPAPGWPTPTIQKSHERSETFGLQATARPDYDLISGAALALKREQNRVLCVHAMPVMETLHEQIVNTQSMIVLTNAEGLILHSIGDDDFLRRAERVALRPGANWAESRQGTNAIGTALAELCPMVVHGDQHFLAANHFLTCSSVPILDPYGDAIGVLDVTGDHRSFHQHTMALAKMSVQMIENHLFTTTFQETLQVSFHGRPEFLGTLMEGIVAFTADGRFLSANRSAQFQLGMPLAALRAHTLASLFDVTSAQLIDRMRASTEPHVALNLGTGAVVCARVQFRRALRAEGSRPAEVHGGAAAAARPAAAQNAASLSRLSYLDTGDPQVAAVIAKVRKVIGKDIPVLITGETGTGKELLAQAIHNDSPRRDGPFVAVNCASIPETLIESELFGYEEGAFTGARRKGATGKLLQANGGTLFLDEIGDMPYPLQVRLLRVLQERIVNPLGSTKAIGVDIAIICATHRGLRDMIAQNRFREDLYYRLNGLVVRLPPLRDRTDLAVVVQKMLQRETLSGPGRRPLSVAPDVMALFERCAWPGNFRQLANLLRTAAAMVDDDCEIRCEHLPDDFFDDIRRDCAQVTQDACVPRPAIDVPAPGDARLQDVAASAIAAALARHGGNVSAAARALGVSRNTIYRKMPAAGSEPVEPDEH, encoded by the coding sequence ATGCGCGATGACGTTCACCCGACGGCCAACGCACGGGCCATGCCTGCGCCCGGCTGGCCGACGCCCACGATCCAGAAATCCCATGAGCGGTCCGAGACGTTCGGCCTGCAGGCGACCGCACGCCCCGACTACGACCTGATCTCGGGTGCCGCGCTGGCGCTCAAGCGCGAGCAGAATCGCGTGCTGTGCGTGCACGCGATGCCCGTGATGGAAACGCTGCACGAGCAGATCGTCAATACGCAGAGCATGATCGTGCTGACCAATGCGGAAGGCCTGATCCTGCATTCGATCGGCGACGACGACTTCCTGCGGCGCGCGGAACGGGTCGCGCTGCGCCCCGGTGCGAACTGGGCGGAGAGCCGGCAGGGCACCAACGCAATCGGCACGGCGCTCGCCGAGCTGTGTCCGATGGTCGTGCATGGCGACCAGCACTTTCTGGCCGCCAACCATTTCCTGACCTGCTCGAGCGTGCCGATTCTCGATCCGTACGGCGACGCGATCGGCGTGCTCGACGTGACGGGCGACCACCGCAGCTTTCACCAGCACACGATGGCGCTCGCGAAGATGTCGGTGCAGATGATCGAGAACCACCTGTTCACCACGACCTTCCAGGAGACGCTGCAGGTGTCGTTCCATGGCCGCCCCGAATTCCTCGGGACATTGATGGAGGGCATCGTCGCGTTCACCGCCGACGGCCGTTTCCTGTCGGCCAACCGCAGCGCGCAGTTCCAGCTGGGGATGCCGCTTGCCGCGCTGCGCGCGCATACGCTGGCATCGCTGTTCGACGTCACCAGCGCGCAGCTGATCGACCGGATGCGCGCGAGCACCGAGCCGCACGTGGCGTTGAACCTCGGCACCGGCGCGGTGGTGTGCGCGCGCGTGCAGTTCCGGCGCGCGTTGCGGGCCGAGGGCAGCCGTCCGGCGGAAGTGCACGGCGGCGCGGCCGCGGCCGCGCGGCCGGCCGCCGCGCAGAACGCGGCGAGCCTGTCGCGGCTCAGCTATCTCGACACCGGCGACCCGCAGGTGGCGGCGGTGATCGCGAAGGTGCGCAAGGTCATCGGCAAGGACATTCCGGTGCTGATCACCGGTGAGACGGGCACCGGCAAGGAACTGCTCGCGCAGGCGATCCACAACGACTCGCCGCGCCGCGACGGGCCGTTCGTCGCGGTCAACTGCGCATCGATTCCGGAGACGCTGATCGAATCCGAGCTGTTCGGCTATGAGGAGGGCGCGTTTACCGGCGCACGCCGCAAGGGCGCGACCGGCAAGCTGCTGCAGGCGAACGGCGGCACGCTGTTCCTCGACGAGATCGGCGACATGCCGTATCCGCTGCAGGTGCGGTTGCTGCGCGTGCTGCAGGAGCGGATCGTCAATCCGCTGGGTTCGACGAAGGCGATCGGCGTCGATATCGCGATCATCTGCGCGACGCACCGCGGCCTGCGCGACATGATCGCCCAGAACCGCTTCCGCGAGGATCTCTACTACCGGCTCAACGGCCTCGTCGTGCGCCTGCCGCCGCTGCGCGACCGCACCGATCTCGCGGTCGTCGTGCAGAAGATGCTGCAGCGCGAGACGCTGTCGGGCCCCGGACGGCGGCCGCTGAGCGTCGCGCCCGACGTGATGGCGCTGTTCGAGCGCTGCGCGTGGCCCGGCAACTTCCGGCAACTGGCGAACCTGCTGCGAACCGCCGCCGCGATGGTCGACGACGATTGCGAGATCCGCTGCGAACATCTGCCTGATGATTTCTTCGACGACATCCGGCGCGACTGCGCGCAGGTGACGCAGGACGCATGCGTGCCGCGGCCCGCGATCGATGTGCCCGCGCCGGGCGACGCGCGGCTGCAGGACGTGGCCGCGTCCGCGATCGCGGCCGCGCTGGCCCGCCACGGCGGCAACGTATCGGCCGCGGCGCGTGCGCTCGGCGTGTCGCGCAACACGATCTACCGGAAGATGCCGGCCGCCGGATCCGAGCCGGTCGAGCCGGACGAACACTGA
- the pqqA gene encoding pyrroloquinoline quinone precursor peptide PqqA, whose translation MQWTPPAYTDLRFGFEITMYIANR comes from the coding sequence ATGCAATGGACGCCCCCCGCCTACACCGACCTGCGCTTCGGCTTCGAAATCACGATGTACATCGCCAACCGCTGA
- the pqqB gene encoding pyrroloquinoline quinone biosynthesis protein PqqB yields MKIKILGSGAGGGLPQWNCNCGNCRRAREGMDGIAPRTQSSIAVSGDGTGWVLVNASPDLLAQLRAAPELQPARAMRDSAIVAVVLCDAQIDHVTGLLMLRERTAPLPLYACAPVLDDLSTGLPLVPLLGHYCGVDAHPIEPGEPFSIPGAGGLRFTAVPVDSKAPPYSPRRAAAMAGDNIALLIEDVASGRHAFYAPGLAEVDDTVRAAMHDADLVLVDGTFWTGTEMIDLGLSTKHAADMGHLAQCGDGAQPGMIDRLAALPARTRKVLTHINNTNPILDPGSAQRAQLRAHGIDVAHDGMQFEV; encoded by the coding sequence ATGAAGATCAAGATACTCGGCTCGGGTGCCGGCGGCGGGCTGCCGCAATGGAACTGCAATTGCGGCAATTGCCGGCGCGCACGCGAGGGCATGGACGGCATCGCGCCGCGCACGCAATCGTCGATCGCGGTCAGCGGCGACGGCACCGGCTGGGTGCTCGTCAACGCATCGCCGGACCTGCTTGCGCAGTTGCGCGCCGCGCCGGAGCTGCAGCCGGCGCGTGCGATGCGCGACAGCGCGATCGTCGCGGTCGTGCTGTGCGACGCGCAGATCGATCACGTGACGGGGCTGCTGATGTTGCGCGAGCGCACGGCGCCGCTGCCGCTGTACGCATGTGCGCCGGTGCTCGACGACCTGTCGACGGGGCTGCCGCTCGTGCCGCTGCTCGGCCATTACTGCGGCGTGGACGCACACCCGATCGAACCGGGCGAACCGTTCTCGATTCCGGGCGCCGGCGGCCTACGCTTCACCGCCGTGCCGGTCGACAGCAAGGCGCCGCCTTATTCGCCGCGTCGCGCGGCGGCCATGGCCGGCGACAACATCGCACTGCTGATCGAGGACGTCGCGAGCGGCCGGCACGCGTTCTATGCGCCGGGGCTCGCCGAGGTCGACGACACCGTACGGGCCGCGATGCACGACGCCGATCTCGTGCTGGTGGACGGCACGTTCTGGACCGGCACCGAGATGATCGATCTCGGGCTGTCGACGAAGCATGCGGCCGACATGGGCCATCTTGCCCAGTGCGGCGACGGCGCGCAGCCGGGGATGATCGACCGGCTTGCTGCATTGCCGGCCCGCACGCGCAAGGTACTGACGCACATCAACAACACGAATCCGATTCTCGACCCCGGTTCCGCGCAGCGCGCGCAGTTGCGCGCGCACGGCATCGACGTTGCCCACGACGGCATGCAATTCGAGGTTTGA
- the pqqC gene encoding pyrroloquinoline-quinone synthase PqqC, with amino-acid sequence MTAPIPAASLHAAPWSAPEFEARLRALESRYHIHHPFNRRLNAGACSPAQIRGWVANRFYYQVSIPLKDAAILSNCPDRDTRRLWVERILDHDGHGDNEGGIEAWARLGEAVGIDRAELWSLAHVLPGVRFAVDAYVSFARSAPWQEAVCSSLTEMFAPQIHLDRLAGWPSHYPWIDADGLQYFRSRVPLAQRDVEHGLAVTLSHFTTPGAQQRALDILSFKLDVLWSILDAIEKAYPA; translated from the coding sequence ATGACCGCACCGATTCCCGCCGCGTCGCTGCACGCGGCGCCCTGGAGTGCGCCGGAATTCGAGGCGCGCCTGCGCGCGCTCGAATCGCGCTACCACATCCACCACCCGTTCAACCGGCGCCTGAACGCCGGCGCATGCTCGCCGGCGCAGATCCGCGGCTGGGTCGCGAACCGCTTCTACTATCAGGTCAGCATTCCGCTGAAGGACGCGGCGATCCTGTCCAACTGCCCGGATCGCGACACGCGCCGGCTGTGGGTGGAGCGCATTCTCGACCACGACGGTCACGGTGACAACGAAGGCGGGATCGAGGCCTGGGCGCGGCTCGGCGAGGCGGTTGGCATCGATCGCGCGGAGCTGTGGTCGCTCGCGCACGTGCTGCCCGGCGTGCGGTTCGCGGTCGACGCGTATGTCAGTTTCGCGCGCAGCGCGCCGTGGCAGGAAGCCGTGTGCTCGTCGCTGACCGAAATGTTCGCGCCGCAGATCCATCTCGATCGGCTGGCCGGCTGGCCGTCGCACTATCCGTGGATCGACGCCGACGGGTTGCAGTATTTCCGCAGCCGCGTGCCGCTCGCGCAGCGCGACGTCGAGCATGGGCTCGCGGTGACGCTGAGCCACTTCACGACACCGGGCGCGCAACAGCGCGCGCTCGACATCCTGTCGTTCAAGCTGGATGTGCTGTGGTCGATTCTCGATGCGATTGAAAAGGCATACCCAGCATGA
- the pqqD gene encoding pyrroloquinoline quinone biosynthesis peptide chaperone PqqD, translating to MNSTDIVSGVPLRPALRGMYRLQWEVAQDAYVLLYPEGMVKLNPSAGEILARCDGTRELDDIIGELERLFSTSDLASDVYRFLDHARLRGWLD from the coding sequence ATGAATTCCACCGACATCGTCAGCGGCGTGCCGCTGCGCCCCGCGTTGAGGGGCATGTACCGCCTGCAGTGGGAGGTGGCCCAGGATGCCTACGTGCTGCTGTATCCGGAAGGCATGGTCAAGCTCAACCCGAGCGCGGGCGAGATCCTCGCGCGTTGCGACGGCACGCGCGAACTCGACGACATCATCGGCGAACTCGAGCGACTGTTCAGCACGTCGGATCTCGCGTCGGACGTCTACCGCTTCCTCGATCATGCGCGGCTGCGCGGCTGGCTCGACTGA
- the pqqE gene encoding pyrroloquinoline quinone biosynthesis protein PqqE, which yields MDTTPAPNRPSAPLWLLAELTYRCPLHCAFCYNPVDFATHGAELDTDAWRTVISDARALGAAQIGFSGGEPLQRGDLEVLVEHARSLGFYTNLITSGVGLNAARIERLKAAGLDHIQLSLQDSTRELNDFLTSTRTFELKRSVARLVKSHGYPMVLNCVLHRYNLPHVDQIIEMALDLGADFLELANTQYYGWAMLNRDQLMPTAEQLREAEETVNRYRKLVGERCKILFVVPDYFEQRPKACMNGWGSVFLGVAPDGTALPCHAARALPGLALPNVRDRSLKDIWYDSDAFNAFRGDAWMREPCRTCDERHDDHGGCRCQAYMLAGDPAEADPVCAKSAHHGQVEQAVRFARRAERQDERPLIFRSAANSVGR from the coding sequence ATGGACACGACACCCGCTCCGAACCGGCCGTCCGCGCCGCTGTGGCTGCTCGCGGAACTCACGTACCGCTGTCCGCTGCATTGCGCGTTCTGCTACAACCCGGTCGATTTCGCGACGCACGGCGCCGAGCTCGATACCGATGCATGGCGCACGGTGATCAGCGATGCGCGCGCGCTCGGCGCCGCGCAGATCGGGTTTTCCGGCGGCGAGCCGTTGCAGCGCGGCGACCTCGAAGTGCTGGTCGAGCACGCGCGGTCGCTGGGCTTCTACACGAACCTGATCACGTCGGGCGTGGGCCTGAACGCCGCGCGCATCGAACGGCTCAAGGCCGCCGGGCTCGACCATATCCAGTTGTCGCTGCAGGATTCGACCCGCGAGCTGAACGACTTCCTGACCAGCACGCGCACCTTCGAACTCAAGCGCAGCGTCGCGCGGCTCGTCAAGTCGCACGGTTACCCGATGGTGCTGAACTGCGTGCTCCATCGCTACAACCTGCCGCATGTCGACCAGATCATCGAGATGGCGCTCGACCTCGGCGCGGATTTCCTCGAACTCGCCAATACGCAGTACTACGGCTGGGCGATGCTCAATCGCGACCAGTTGATGCCGACCGCCGAACAGCTTCGCGAAGCGGAGGAAACGGTCAACCGCTACCGCAAGCTCGTCGGCGAGCGGTGCAAGATCCTGTTCGTCGTTCCCGACTATTTCGAGCAGCGGCCGAAGGCCTGCATGAACGGCTGGGGCTCCGTGTTCCTCGGCGTCGCGCCGGACGGCACCGCGCTGCCGTGCCATGCCGCGCGCGCGCTACCGGGCCTCGCGCTGCCGAACGTGCGCGACCGGTCGCTGAAGGACATCTGGTACGACAGCGACGCGTTCAACGCGTTTCGCGGCGACGCGTGGATGCGCGAGCCGTGCCGCACGTGCGACGAGCGCCATGACGATCACGGCGGCTGCCGCTGCCAGGCCTACATGCTGGCAGGCGATCCGGCGGAAGCCGATCCGGTGTGCGCGAAATCCGCGCATCACGGGCAGGTCGAGCAGGCCGTGCGATTCGCGCGACGGGCAGAGCGGCAGGACGAACGGCCGCTGATCTTTCGCAGTGCTGCCAATTCGGTCGGGCGTTGA